A region of Bicyclus anynana chromosome 15, ilBicAnyn1.1, whole genome shotgun sequence DNA encodes the following proteins:
- the LOC112052124 gene encoding SRSF protein kinase 3 — translation MSSKSDVNRRVLAIQAKKKRHKLGKKKNREEDIGAGGQGNGLRNQNQNRLEPTHSSSNETIEEDEDEQYASDDEEQEDSADYCKGGYHPVKIGDLFLNRYHVTRKLGWGHFSTVWLCWDLVDKRFVALKVVKSAPHFTETALDEIKILKSVRDSDPADPKRNKTVQLLNDFKITGVNGTHVCMVFEVLGHHLLKLILKSNYRGIPRDNVKTIIHQVLEGLDYLHTKCKIIHTDIKPENVLVCVDEAYIRKLAAEATELHSLGLRLPHSLISTAPKEFQEQVVTGKMSRNKKKKLKKKAKRQSMLLKKQMEQIEEIEEQKKVTDSAPMSQDNDDSPQTPEEESVIENTHSENEPSVNGCNDSEKADDEAFDTDAEAVQVRNKQYGCGDDTGTPMSEGEMTDTPPSFISQIKDKSLDKRPDPAFDICDVEVKIADLGNACWVHRHFTEDIQTRQYRSLEVLLSAGYGTSADIWSTACMAFELATGDYLFEPHSGDGYSRDEDHLAHIIELLGDIPKRIAASGKYSKIFFNKKGELRNITGLKPWGLVSVLTEKYEWSQNDAEEFADFLKPMLDFDPNRRATAYECLQHPWLKLSKPELTESEE, via the coding sequence ATGAGTTCTAAATCAGATGTAAACAGAAGAGTACTCGCCATTCAGGCGAAAAAGAAAAGGCATAAACTCGGTAAGAAGAAAAATCGCGAGGAAGACATCGGCGCTGGTGGACAAGGAAACGGGCTGCGCAATCAAAACCAGAATCGCCTCGAACCGACTCACAGTTCGTCCAACGAGACCATCGAGGAGGACGAGGATGAGCAATACGCCAGCGATGACGAGGAGCAGGAGGACAGCGCTGACTACTGCAAGGGTGGTTACCACCCCGTCAAAATCGGCGATTTGTTCCTCAACCGGTACCACGTCACTAGGAAGTTGGGCTGGGGGCACTTCTCCACCGTGTGGCTGTGCTGGGATCTGGTCGACAAGCGCTTCGTAGCTCTAAAAGTCGTCAAGTCGGCACCACACTTCACGGAAACCGCTCTAGATGAAATTAAGATATTGAAATCGGTTCGCGATAGCGATCCGGCCGATCCGAAGAGAAACAAAACTGTCCAGCTGCTGAACGATTTTAAAATCACGGGCGTGAACGGCACTCACGTGTGTATGGTGTTCGAAGTCTTGGGGCATCATCTCTTGAAGCTGATACTGAAGTCTAATTACAGAGGTATTCCTCGCGACAACGTCAAAACTATCATACACCAAGTGCTGGAGGGCCTAGATTATCTTCAtactaaatgtaaaataattcatACAGATATAAAACCTGAAAATGTGTTAGTGTGTGTGGATGAAGCGTATATTCGTAAGTTAGCGGCGGAAGCCACCGAGTTACATTCCCTGGGCCTCCGGTTACCCCACTCCCTCATCAGCACCGCACCTAAGGAGTTCCAAGAACAGGTAGTTACTGGTAAAATGAGtaggaataaaaagaaaaaattgaagAAAAAAGCAAAACGGCAGTCTATGCTTCTCAAAAAGCAAATGGAACAAATAGAAGAAATAGAGGAACAAAAAAAGGTTACAGACTCTGCACCAATGTCACAAGACAACGATGACTCCCCGCAGACACCTGAAGAGGAGAGCGTCATTGAGAATACTCACTCAGAGAATGAGCCAAGTGTGAATGGTTGTAATGATAGTGAAAAGGCAGACGATGAAGCTTTCGACACAGATGCAGAAGCTGTACAGGTAAGGAACAAACAGTATGGTTGTGGAGATGATACAGGTACTCCTATGTCTGAGGGAGAAATGACTGATACACCACCGTCATTCATATCTCAGATCAAGGACAAGTCTCTGGATAAGAGACCCGACCCAGCTTTTGATATTTGTGATGTAGAAGTAAAAATAGCAGATTTAGGTAATGCTTGTTGGGTTCATCGACACTTCACTGAGGACATTCAAACTAGGCAGTACCGCTCCCTGGAAGTTTTGTTGAGTGCTGGCTACGGTACTTCAGCGGACATATGGAGCACTGCATGTATGGCGTTTGAGCTGGCAACGGGAGATTACCTCTTTGAGCCACACTCAGGAGATGGCTACAGTCGGGACGAGGACCACCTAGCACACATTATTGAACTGCTCGGAGACATTCCTAAAAGAATTGCAGCTTCAGGAaagtattcaaaaatatttttcaataaaaaaggtGAATTGAGAAATATCACAGGGTTGAAGCCTTGGGGCTTAGTTTCCGTTCTCACTGAGAAGTATGAGTGGAGTCAAAATGATGCAGAGGAGTTTGCTGATTTTTTAAAGCCTATGTTAGATTTTGACCCCAATCGGCGAGCCACTGCATACGAGTGCCTTCAACACCCCTGGTTGAAGCTGTCGAAGCCGGAACTCACCGAGTCTGAGGAATGA